A stretch of the Streptomyces ortus genome encodes the following:
- a CDS encoding ATP-binding cassette domain-containing protein — protein sequence MTRPDTTTTTTTSAGRTPLVELDDVSKYYGNIRALEGVSLEVHAGEITCVLGDNGAGKSTLIKIIAGLHQHDAGTFRVEGEDTRPASPREALDRGIATVYQDLAVVPLMPVWRNFFLGSEPRKGSGPFKRLDVDLMRRTTHAELLRMGIDLRDVDQPIGTLSGGERQCVAIARAVHFGAKVLVLDEPTAALGVKQSGVVLKYVAAARDAGLGVVLITHNPHHAYLVGNRFVLLKRGTTVGNHTREEITLDELTRQMAGGTELDDLRHELEKPMPWGAAKDAAVRPGGGV from the coding sequence ATGACGCGGCCCGACACGACCACGACAACGACCACGTCCGCCGGGCGCACGCCCCTGGTCGAGCTCGACGACGTCAGTAAGTACTACGGCAACATCCGCGCCCTGGAGGGCGTCTCGCTGGAGGTCCACGCGGGGGAGATCACCTGTGTCCTCGGCGACAACGGCGCGGGCAAGTCGACCCTGATCAAAATCATCGCGGGGCTGCACCAGCACGACGCGGGCACCTTCCGCGTCGAGGGCGAGGACACCCGACCGGCGTCCCCGCGGGAGGCCCTGGACCGCGGTATCGCCACCGTCTACCAGGACCTCGCCGTCGTCCCCCTCATGCCGGTCTGGCGCAACTTCTTCCTCGGCTCCGAGCCCCGCAAGGGATCCGGCCCCTTCAAGCGCCTGGACGTCGACCTCATGCGCCGCACGACCCACGCGGAACTCCTGCGCATGGGCATCGACCTGCGGGACGTCGACCAGCCCATCGGCACCCTGTCGGGCGGCGAGCGCCAGTGCGTGGCGATCGCGCGGGCCGTCCACTTCGGCGCCAAGGTCCTCGTCCTCGACGAGCCCACCGCGGCACTGGGCGTCAAGCAGTCCGGGGTGGTCCTCAAGTATGTGGCCGCCGCACGTGACGCGGGCCTGGGAGTCGTTCTGATCACCCACAACCCCCACCACGCGTACCTCGTCGGCAACCGCTTCGTCCTCCTCAAGCGAGGGACGACGGTCGGTAACCACACCCGCGAAGAGATCACCCTGGACGAACTGACCCGCCAGATGGCGGGCGGCACGGAGCTGGACGACCTGCGCCACGAACTGGAGAAGCCGATGCCCTGGGGCGCGGCGAAGGACGCCGCCGTGCGGCCGGGCGGCGGCGTGTAG
- a CDS encoding sugar kinase encodes MTASLPRQASPPDEPSRPPEDRGHRIRRRALTLLIIVLLIGVPAGYLVISANQSRDSGKDKEAKYSATGLTPGWPSRVQRRLYQVPIPGYSAEVAYYETNNWKTSRLYVQFLTSDEGLEKFLKTIGTSLDALEKDDIAISARDRRVVGWEFTGPGPWSGLNHERKNPTPTHHIVVDWAKPGHPMVYVVSRTTP; translated from the coding sequence GTGACGGCCTCGCTGCCGCGCCAGGCCTCGCCCCCGGACGAGCCGTCGAGGCCGCCCGAGGACCGGGGCCACCGGATCCGCCGCCGCGCCCTGACCCTGCTGATCATCGTGCTGCTCATCGGTGTACCGGCCGGCTATCTGGTGATCTCCGCCAACCAGAGCCGGGACAGCGGCAAGGACAAGGAGGCCAAGTACTCGGCGACCGGGCTCACCCCGGGCTGGCCCTCCCGGGTCCAGCGCCGCCTGTACCAGGTGCCCATCCCGGGCTACTCGGCCGAGGTCGCGTACTACGAGACGAACAACTGGAAGACCAGCCGTCTCTACGTCCAGTTCCTCACCAGCGACGAGGGCCTGGAGAAGTTCCTCAAGACCATCGGGACCAGCCTCGACGCGCTGGAGAAGGACGACATCGCCATCAGCGCACGCGACCGGCGGGTCGTCGGCTGGGAGTTCACCGGTCCCGGCCCCTGGTCGGGCCTGAACCACGAGCGGAAGAACCCGACGCCCACGCACCACATCGTCGTGGACTGGGCGAAGCCCGGCCACCCCATGGTCTACGTGGTCTCCAGAACGACACCCTGA
- a CDS encoding exodeoxyribonuclease III, translating to MRIATWNVNSITARLPRLLAWLESSGTDVLCVQETKTTAEQFPTHELRELGYESAVNATGRWNGVAVVSRVGLEDIVRGLPGDPGYEGVEEPRAVSATCGPVRVCSVYVPNGREVDHPHYAYKLQWFEALRAAVADDAAGSRPFAVLGDYNVAPTDDDVFDRTLFEGSTHVTEPERAALAALRGTGLSDVVPRPLKYDHPFTYWDYRQLGFPKNRGMRIDLVYGNAPFAKAVTDSYVDREERKGKGASDHAPVVVDLDV from the coding sequence ATGCGTATCGCCACCTGGAACGTGAACTCGATCACCGCCCGTCTCCCGAGGCTGCTGGCCTGGCTGGAGAGCAGCGGCACGGACGTGCTGTGCGTCCAGGAGACGAAGACCACCGCCGAGCAGTTCCCCACGCACGAGCTCCGCGAGCTGGGCTACGAGTCGGCGGTGAACGCGACGGGGCGGTGGAACGGCGTGGCGGTGGTGTCCCGGGTGGGACTTGAGGACATCGTGCGGGGCCTGCCGGGCGATCCCGGCTACGAAGGCGTCGAGGAGCCCCGCGCGGTCTCCGCGACCTGCGGCCCGGTCCGCGTCTGCTCGGTCTACGTGCCGAACGGCCGCGAGGTGGACCACCCGCACTACGCGTACAAGCTCCAGTGGTTCGAGGCTCTGAGAGCGGCCGTCGCGGACGACGCGGCCGGCAGCCGCCCGTTCGCGGTGCTGGGCGACTACAACGTGGCTCCGACGGACGACGACGTCTTCGACCGGACCCTCTTCGAGGGCTCCACCCACGTCACGGAGCCCGAGCGCGCCGCCCTCGCCGCCCTGCGCGGGACGGGCCTGTCGGACGTGGTCCCGCGCCCCCTGAAGTACGACCATCCGTTCACGTACTGGGACTACCGCCAGCTCGGCTTCCCCAAGAACCGCGGTATGCGCATCGACCTGGTCTACGGCAACGCCCCCTTCGCCAAGGCCGTGACCGACTCGTACGTGGACCGGGAGGAGCGCAAGGGCAAGGGCGCCTCGGACCACGCCCCGGTGGTGGTGGACCTGGACGTGTAG
- a CDS encoding DEAD/DEAH box helicase encodes MSASARTSTSTSTSTSTSTGEGTSAGEPPAEAGPGAAPKAEVSPRLAAVFLPAALPRGGRMAFWDPDGDLPLPAPDTELTVVRRHGTGARRHPVPALTMPVTDALPLLVRARRDPAAHPATACWGAAALHALRLVARGRLLPGLTPEGFDAWRAGPLDPADIAHLRAIAAALPYEGHAVPLPGRGPLRLPEPEALTRAFLDAVADALPRTPAAPYAAGRPFAASGAQRLPGAQDWAAEVAAGMDAGVRISLRLDLSAHELFDDSEGARRAGAAVVQVHSLADPTLVADAAALWAGTADATFGPRARVDAALAVRRAARVWPPLDRLSAQDVPDVLALSEDELSDLLGVAATRLGAAGVAVHWPRDLAQDLSASAIVRPAPGSATDGTGFFESEELLQFRWQLALGGDPLSEAEMDALAEAHRPVVRLRDQWVLVDPALVRKARKRELGLLDPVDALSAALSGSVEVDGESVEAVPVGALAALRDRLTAGLLPAEPPPGLRATLRDYQLRGLAWLDLMTSLGLGGCLADDMGLGKTITVIALHLKRARTEPTLVICPASLLGNWQREIERFAPGVPVRRFHGPDRSLTDMAGGFVLTTYGTMRSTAPLLAQQTWGMVVADEAQHVKNPYSATAKALRTISAPARVALSGTPVENNLSELWALLDWTTPGLLGPLKSFRARHARAVENGEDEEAVARLARLIRPFLLRRKKSDPGIVPELPPKTETDHPVPLSREQASLYEAVVRESMLAIETTQGIARRGLVLKLLTALKQICDHPALYLKEEPDGLPSGSGAARQAARSGKLALLDELLDTLLAEDGSALVFTQYVGMARLITNHLAARAVPVELLHGGTPVPEREQMVDRFQSGATPILILSLKAAGTGLNLTRAGHVIHFDRWWNPAVEEQATDRAYRIGQTQPVQVHRLITEGTVEDRIADMLASKRALADAILGSGEASLTELTDRDLSDLVSLRRST; translated from the coding sequence ATGAGCGCGTCTGCACGTACGAGTACGAGTACGAGTACGAGTACGAGTACGAGTACGGGTGAGGGGACGAGCGCGGGCGAGCCGCCTGCCGAGGCCGGCCCCGGCGCCGCTCCGAAGGCCGAGGTGTCCCCCCGGCTGGCCGCCGTGTTCCTGCCCGCCGCGCTGCCCCGCGGTGGACGGATGGCCTTCTGGGACCCGGACGGCGACCTCCCGCTCCCCGCGCCGGACACCGAGCTCACGGTCGTACGGCGGCACGGTACGGGTGCGCGACGGCACCCGGTGCCCGCGCTGACCATGCCGGTCACCGACGCCCTGCCGCTCCTGGTACGGGCCAGGCGCGACCCCGCCGCGCATCCCGCCACGGCCTGCTGGGGAGCCGCGGCCCTGCACGCGCTGCGGCTCGTCGCGCGCGGCCGGCTGCTGCCCGGTCTGACACCCGAGGGGTTCGACGCGTGGCGTGCGGGCCCGCTGGACCCGGCCGACATCGCCCACCTCAGGGCGATCGCCGCCGCCCTTCCGTACGAGGGACACGCCGTCCCCCTGCCGGGCCGCGGCCCGCTCAGACTGCCCGAGCCGGAGGCGCTGACCCGCGCCTTCCTGGACGCGGTCGCCGATGCCCTGCCCCGCACCCCGGCCGCTCCGTACGCGGCGGGGAGGCCCTTCGCCGCGAGCGGGGCCCAGCGGCTGCCGGGCGCCCAGGACTGGGCGGCGGAGGTCGCCGCCGGCATGGACGCCGGAGTCCGGATCTCCCTGCGTCTCGACCTGTCCGCGCACGAGCTCTTCGACGACAGCGAGGGCGCGCGGCGGGCGGGCGCGGCCGTCGTCCAGGTGCACAGCCTCGCCGACCCCACCCTCGTCGCCGACGCGGCGGCCCTGTGGGCAGGTACCGCGGACGCCACGTTCGGCCCGCGCGCCCGGGTCGACGCGGCCCTGGCGGTGCGCCGCGCCGCCCGCGTCTGGCCGCCCCTGGACCGGCTGTCCGCGCAGGACGTGCCGGACGTACTGGCCCTGTCCGAGGACGAACTCTCCGACCTGCTCGGGGTGGCCGCCACCCGCCTCGGCGCCGCAGGGGTCGCCGTCCACTGGCCGCGCGACCTCGCCCAGGACCTGAGCGCGTCCGCCATCGTCCGCCCCGCCCCGGGCTCGGCCACGGACGGGACGGGCTTCTTCGAGAGCGAGGAACTGCTCCAGTTCCGCTGGCAGTTGGCGCTGGGCGGCGACCCCCTCAGCGAGGCCGAGATGGACGCCCTCGCGGAAGCGCACCGCCCCGTCGTCCGACTGCGGGACCAGTGGGTGCTCGTCGATCCGGCCCTGGTCCGCAAGGCCCGCAAGCGCGAACTGGGCCTGCTCGACCCGGTGGACGCCCTCTCCGCGGCCCTCAGCGGCAGCGTGGAGGTCGATGGGGAGAGCGTAGAGGCCGTGCCCGTCGGCGCGCTCGCCGCGCTGCGCGACCGCCTGACGGCCGGACTGCTGCCCGCCGAACCGCCGCCCGGTCTGCGGGCGACCCTCCGCGACTACCAACTGCGCGGGCTGGCCTGGCTCGACCTGATGACCTCGCTCGGCCTCGGCGGCTGCCTCGCCGACGACATGGGACTCGGCAAGACCATCACCGTCATCGCCCTCCACCTGAAGCGGGCGCGCACCGAGCCGACCCTCGTGATCTGCCCCGCCTCGCTGCTCGGCAACTGGCAGCGGGAGATCGAGCGCTTCGCGCCCGGCGTGCCCGTGCGCCGCTTCCACGGACCGGACCGCTCCCTGACGGACATGGCGGGCGGCTTCGTCCTGACCACCTACGGGACGATGCGTTCGACGGCACCGCTGCTGGCCCAGCAGACCTGGGGCATGGTCGTCGCGGACGAGGCCCAGCACGTGAAGAACCCGTACTCGGCGACGGCCAAGGCCCTGCGGACGATCTCCGCACCGGCCAGGGTCGCCCTGAGCGGGACCCCGGTGGAGAACAACCTCTCCGAGCTGTGGGCCCTGCTCGACTGGACGACCCCGGGGCTCCTCGGCCCGCTGAAGTCCTTCCGCGCCCGGCACGCGCGAGCCGTGGAGAACGGCGAGGACGAGGAGGCCGTGGCCCGCCTCGCCCGGCTGATCCGGCCCTTCCTCCTTCGGCGCAAGAAGTCCGACCCGGGGATCGTCCCCGAACTGCCGCCCAAGACGGAGACGGACCACCCCGTCCCCCTCAGCCGCGAACAGGCCTCCCTGTACGAGGCCGTGGTGCGCGAGTCGATGCTCGCCATCGAGACCACGCAGGGCATCGCCAGGCGGGGCCTCGTCCTCAAGCTCCTCACCGCGCTCAAACAGATCTGCGACCACCCGGCGCTGTATCTGAAGGAGGAACCGGACGGACTCCCCAGCGGCTCGGGCGCGGCTCGCCAGGCCGCCCGTTCCGGCAAACTGGCCCTGCTGGACGAGTTGTTGGACACGCTGCTCGCCGAGGACGGCTCGGCCCTCGTCTTCACCCAGTACGTGGGGATGGCCCGGCTGATCACGAACCACCTCGCGGCGCGCGCGGTCCCGGTCGAACTGCTCCACGGGGGTACGCCGGTGCCGGAGCGCGAACAGATGGTGGACCGGTTCCAGAGCGGGGCGACGCCGATCCTCATCCTGTCCCTGAAGGCGGCCGGCACCGGTCTCAACCTCACGCGCGCGGGCCACGTCATCCACTTCGACCGCTGGTGGAACCCTGCCGTCGAGGAACAGGCCACCGACCGCGCCTACCGCATCGGCCAGACCCAGCCCGTCCAGGTGCACCGCCTCATCACAGAGGGCACCGTCGAGGACCGCATCGCCGACATGCTCGCCTCCAAGCGGGCCCTGGCGGACGCGATCCTCGGCTCCGGCGAGGCGTCCCTGACGGAACTGACCGACCGGGACCTGTCCGACCTGGTGTCACTGCGGAGGTCCACGTGA
- a CDS encoding SWIM zinc finger family protein, producing MLGNSLDLSSRLDREEQADESDTGPNPTRPATTSAPGMREGTDDGEGTGDGADTGTGTNAGAGTGTNAGADVGAGLGADPAPGGADAAHARVHPEPVPGVSGIPVPGVSADPPAAAQRSAPVAGRSMAAPARDGELRRTFPPPPPARTPRASGFAETWWGNAWVAALEEMALDAARLGRGKAYAGEGHVDAVTVTPGLVLAYVHGSRPRPYRVQIRMRTLPDDDWERFLDAAAERPSHIAALLDKELPQALADCGVELLPGPGDLVPRCSCPDSGHPCKHAAALCYQTARLLDEDPFVLLLLRGRGERELLDELSRRNATLAARSARAAEEPALPGVPAREAVERRVRAPLPAPLPPPAHPEQPPAYPASPGGPDPFALDQLATDAAARAHALLTTGRDPLAELTLWQDAVRLAATRPGSGLTATTRALYADLATATRRTPADLARAVAAWRQGGLEGLAVLEEAWDPPAGRFDRARPLLLAADFPAFRPWHNHLTHPHGHIQLRLGHDGLWYAYESEPGHDDWWPRGTPDLDPVGALTGLGSPTDV from the coding sequence ATGCTGGGCAACAGCCTCGACCTGTCGTCCCGGCTGGACAGGGAGGAACAGGCGGACGAGTCCGACACCGGGCCCAACCCCACCCGCCCGGCGACCACTTCGGCCCCCGGCATGAGAGAGGGCACAGACGACGGCGAGGGCACGGGCGACGGCGCTGACACGGGCACGGGCACGAATGCCGGAGCAGGCACGGGCACGAACGCCGGAGCAGATGTCGGCGCCGGTCTCGGCGCCGACCCCGCACCCGGCGGTGCCGACGCCGCTCACGCCCGTGTTCATCCCGAGCCCGTCCCCGGCGTTTCCGGCATCCCCGTCCCCGGTGTCTCCGCCGACCCCCCGGCCGCCGCACAGCGCAGCGCCCCGGTGGCGGGCCGTTCCATGGCAGCCCCCGCCCGGGACGGGGAGCTGCGGCGTACGTTCCCGCCGCCGCCCCCGGCGCGCACACCGCGCGCGAGTGGGTTCGCCGAGACCTGGTGGGGCAACGCGTGGGTCGCCGCGCTGGAGGAGATGGCGCTCGACGCGGCGCGGCTCGGGCGCGGCAAGGCGTACGCGGGCGAGGGGCACGTCGACGCCGTCACAGTCACGCCCGGGCTCGTACTCGCCTACGTGCACGGCAGCCGCCCGCGGCCCTACCGCGTACAGATCCGGATGCGTACGCTCCCGGACGACGACTGGGAACGCTTCCTGGACGCCGCCGCCGAACGCCCCTCCCACATCGCCGCGTTGCTCGACAAGGAGCTGCCCCAGGCCCTCGCCGACTGCGGAGTGGAACTGCTCCCCGGCCCCGGCGACCTCGTCCCGCGCTGCAGTTGCCCCGACTCCGGCCATCCCTGCAAGCACGCGGCGGCCCTCTGCTATCAGACCGCGCGGCTGCTGGACGAGGACCCGTTCGTCCTCCTCCTGTTGCGCGGCCGGGGCGAGCGCGAACTGCTGGACGAACTGTCCCGGCGCAACGCCACCCTGGCCGCCCGCTCGGCCCGCGCCGCCGAGGAACCGGCGCTTCCCGGAGTCCCGGCCCGCGAGGCGGTCGAGCGCCGCGTACGGGCGCCCCTGCCCGCCCCGCTGCCACCGCCCGCGCATCCGGAGCAGCCCCCGGCCTACCCGGCCTCGCCCGGCGGCCCCGACCCGTTCGCGCTGGACCAGTTGGCCACCGACGCCGCCGCCCGCGCGCACGCCCTGCTCACCACCGGCCGCGACCCCCTCGCCGAGCTGACGCTCTGGCAGGACGCCGTCCGGCTCGCCGCCACCCGTCCGGGTTCCGGCCTCACGGCCACCACCCGCGCCCTCTACGCCGACCTGGCTACCGCCACGCGTCGCACCCCGGCGGACCTCGCCCGCGCGGTCGCCGCCTGGCGTCAGGGCGGACTCGAAGGGCTCGCCGTCCTCGAAGAGGCCTGGGACCCTCCGGCGGGCCGTTTCGACCGGGCCCGCCCACTGCTCCTCGCGGCCGACTTCCCCGCCTTCCGGCCCTGGCACAACCACCTCACCCACCCCCACGGCCACATACAGCTCCGCCTGGGCCACGACGGCCTCTGGTACGCCTACGAGTCGGAGCCGGGCCACGACGACTGGTGGCCCCGGGGCACCCCCGACCTGGATCCGGTAGGCGCCCTCACCGGCCTGGGCTCGCCGACCGACGTCTGA
- a CDS encoding MBL fold metallo-hydrolase, with protein MRFTKKSHACVRLEKDGRALVIDPGVFSEEDAAVGADAILVTHEHPDHFSEGHLRAGLDANPRAEIWTLKSVADQLSAAFPGRVHTVGHGDTFTAAGFDVQVHGELHAVIHPDIPRITNVGYLVDGGRIFHPGDALTLPDHPVETLLLPVQAPWSKISEVIDYVREVKPQRAYDIHDALLTDLARPAYDRQIGALGGSEHLRLAPGETADL; from the coding sequence ATGAGGTTCACAAAGAAGTCGCACGCCTGTGTCCGCCTGGAGAAGGACGGCCGCGCCCTCGTCATCGACCCCGGTGTCTTCAGCGAGGAGGACGCCGCGGTCGGCGCGGACGCGATCCTCGTCACGCACGAGCACCCCGACCACTTCAGCGAAGGGCACCTGCGGGCCGGCCTCGACGCCAACCCCCGGGCGGAGATCTGGACCCTGAAGTCGGTCGCCGACCAGCTCTCGGCCGCGTTCCCGGGCCGGGTGCACACCGTCGGCCACGGTGACACGTTCACCGCCGCGGGCTTCGACGTACAGGTCCACGGCGAACTGCACGCCGTGATCCATCCGGACATCCCGCGCATCACGAACGTCGGCTACCTCGTCGACGGCGGGCGGATCTTCCACCCGGGCGACGCGCTCACCCTCCCCGACCATCCGGTGGAGACGCTGCTGCTGCCCGTCCAGGCGCCCTGGAGCAAGATCTCCGAGGTCATCGACTACGTCCGCGAGGTCAAGCCGCAGCGCGCGTACGACATCCACGACGCCCTGCTCACGGACCTCGCGCGCCCTGCCTACGACCGCCAGATCGGCGCCCTGGGCGGCTCCGAGCACCTGAGGCTGGCGCCGGGCGAGACCGCCGACCTCTGA
- a CDS encoding ROK family glucokinase → MSTYRDLALPRALGSARAAGAPIGSRRATALRTVGTRERRSHLTAPRVPTVGIDIGGTKVMAGVVDADGNILEKVRTETPDKSKSPKVVEDTILELVLDLSDRHDVHAVGIGAAGWVDAERNRILFAPHLSWRNEPLRDRLAGRLAVPVLVDNDANAAAWAEWRFGAGRGEDHLVMITLGTGIGGAILEDGQVKRGKFGVAGEFGHMQVVPGGHRCPCGNRGCWEQYSSGNALVREARELAAADSPVAYGIIEHVKGNIAEITGPMITELAREGDAMCIELLQDIGQWLGVGIANLAAALDPSCFVIGGGVSAADDLLIGPARDAFRRQLTGRGYRPEARIARAQLGPEAGMVGAADLARLVARRFRRANRRRVERYERYERYAESRREAQETL, encoded by the coding sequence ATGAGCACCTACCGCGACCTCGCCCTGCCCAGGGCGCTCGGCTCCGCCAGAGCCGCGGGCGCCCCCATCGGCTCCCGCCGTGCCACCGCCCTGCGCACCGTGGGCACGCGCGAACGCCGTTCCCACCTGACGGCGCCGCGCGTCCCCACCGTCGGCATCGACATCGGCGGTACGAAGGTGATGGCGGGCGTCGTGGACGCGGACGGCAACATCCTGGAGAAGGTCCGCACCGAGACCCCGGACAAGTCGAAGAGCCCCAAGGTCGTCGAGGACACCATCCTCGAACTGGTCCTGGACCTCTCCGACCGCCACGACGTGCACGCGGTGGGCATCGGCGCGGCCGGCTGGGTCGACGCGGAGCGCAACCGGATCCTGTTCGCGCCCCACCTCTCCTGGCGCAACGAACCCCTGCGGGACCGTCTCGCGGGCCGCCTCGCCGTCCCCGTCCTGGTGGACAACGACGCGAACGCCGCCGCCTGGGCGGAGTGGCGCTTCGGCGCGGGCCGCGGCGAGGACCACCTCGTCATGATCACGCTCGGCACCGGCATCGGCGGCGCCATCCTGGAGGACGGGCAGGTCAAGCGCGGCAAGTTCGGGGTGGCGGGCGAGTTCGGCCATATGCAGGTCGTGCCCGGCGGCCACCGCTGCCCGTGCGGCAACCGCGGCTGCTGGGAGCAGTACAGCTCCGGCAACGCCCTGGTCCGCGAGGCCCGCGAACTCGCCGCCGCCGACTCCCCGGTGGCCTACGGCATCATCGAGCACGTCAAGGGCAACATCGCCGAGATCACCGGCCCGATGATCACCGAGCTGGCCCGTGAGGGCGACGCGATGTGCATCGAACTGCTCCAGGACATCGGCCAGTGGCTGGGCGTCGGCATCGCGAACCTCGCCGCCGCCCTGGACCCCTCCTGCTTCGTCATCGGCGGCGGCGTCAGCGCGGCCGACGACCTGCTGATCGGCCCCGCCCGCGACGCCTTCCGCCGCCAGCTGACCGGCCGCGGCTACCGCCCCGAGGCCCGGATCGCCCGCGCCCAGCTCGGCCCCGAAGCCGGCATGGTCGGCGCCGCGGACCTGGCCCGGCTGGTCGCCCGCCGCTTCCGGCGCGCCAACCGGCGCCGCGTCGAGCGGTACGAGCGCTACGAGCGGTACGCGGAGTCCCGCCGCGAGGCGCAGGAGACGCTGTGA
- the pcaDC gene encoding bifunctional 3-oxoadipate enol-lactonase/4-carboxymuconolactone decarboxylase PcaDC yields MINTLQYRFDGPEDAPVLILGPSLGTTWHMWDRQVPELAKQWRVFRFDLPGHGGAPAHPTGSVTELAERLLATLDGLGVQRFGYAGCALGGAVGAELALRRPERLASLTLIAASPRFGTADEFRQRGVIVRSNGLDPIARSSPERWFTTGFAAAQPAITEWAVQMVRTTDPGCYIAACEALAAFDIRADLGRIGVPTLVLVGSDDQVTGPAEARTLVAGIPDARLAVVPGASHLVPVEQPAAVTDLLVRHFSTAWQQPAYDSSTGQMSVVVPQASPVLSVPQQTAPVAEIAPAPQPEALTGRADPYDAGIKVRREVLGDAHVDRALAQADEFSGDFQEFITRYAWGEIWDRPGLDRRSRSCVTLTALVAGGHLDELAFHTRAALRNGLTPVEIKEVLLQAAVYCGVPAANSAFKVAQQVIREETTPQE; encoded by the coding sequence ATGATCAATACGCTGCAGTACCGCTTTGACGGGCCGGAGGACGCCCCCGTCCTGATCCTGGGGCCCAGCCTCGGTACCACCTGGCACATGTGGGACCGGCAGGTCCCGGAGCTGGCCAAGCAGTGGCGGGTCTTCCGCTTCGACCTGCCCGGTCACGGCGGTGCGCCCGCGCACCCGACCGGCTCGGTCACCGAGCTCGCCGAGCGGCTGCTCGCCACCCTCGACGGGCTCGGCGTCCAGCGGTTCGGCTACGCGGGCTGTGCGCTCGGCGGGGCGGTGGGGGCCGAACTGGCCCTGCGCCGCCCCGAGCGCCTGGCCTCGCTCACGCTGATCGCGGCCTCCCCGCGCTTCGGCACGGCCGACGAGTTCCGGCAGCGCGGGGTGATCGTCCGGTCGAACGGCCTGGACCCCATCGCGCGGTCGTCCCCGGAGCGCTGGTTCACGACCGGGTTCGCCGCGGCGCAGCCCGCGATCACGGAGTGGGCCGTCCAGATGGTGCGCACCACCGACCCGGGCTGCTACATCGCCGCCTGCGAGGCGCTCGCCGCGTTCGACATCCGCGCCGACCTCGGCCGCATCGGTGTGCCCACGCTCGTCCTGGTCGGTTCGGACGACCAGGTGACCGGCCCCGCCGAGGCCCGCACCCTGGTCGCCGGGATACCGGACGCCCGCCTCGCGGTCGTGCCCGGCGCCTCCCACCTGGTCCCCGTCGAGCAGCCCGCCGCGGTGACCGACCTCCTGGTGCGGCACTTCTCCACGGCCTGGCAGCAGCCCGCCTACGACTCGTCCACCGGGCAGATGTCGGTCGTGGTCCCGCAGGCGAGCCCGGTGCTCTCCGTGCCGCAGCAGACGGCACCCGTCGCCGAGATAGCCCCCGCCCCGCAGCCCGAGGCGCTGACGGGCAGGGCCGATCCGTACGACGCGGGCATCAAGGTCCGCCGGGAGGTGCTCGGGGACGCCCATGTGGACCGGGCACTGGCCCAGGCCGACGAGTTCTCCGGGGACTTCCAGGAGTTCATCACGCGCTACGCGTGGGGCGAGATCTGGGACCGGCCGGGCCTCGACCGGCGTTCGCGCAGCTGTGTGACCCTCACCGCCCTGGTCGCGGGCGGCCACCTCGACGAGCTGGCCTTCCACACCCGGGCCGCCCTGCGCAACGGGCTCACCCCCGTCGAGATCAAGGAAGTACTCCTCCAGGCGGCCGTCTACTGCGGCGTACCGGCCGCGAACAGCGCATTCAAGGTGGCCCAGCAGGTCATCCGCGAGGAGACCACACCGCAGGAGTGA